CAGCTGCCGGCGATCAAGACGAGCAGCGCCACGATCATCGCGCCGCCGGCCGGATTGTGACCGATATAGCGCGGCGCCCGAAACAGCATGATGTCGCGGAGATAGGCCAGCGTCACACCTGGCGAGCGCACGAAGTTCGAGAAGCGGGCGTGCTGCGGGCCGACGAAGCCCCAGATCACACGCACCGCCACGATCGCGGCGATCGTGTAGCCGACGGCGATGTGAACCTTTTCGACTTCGTCGGCCGTGGCATAGGCCACGACAAACAACGTCGCCAGCGACCAGTGGAAAATCCGCACCAGCGGGTCCCAGACCTTGACCGTTGCCGGCGGCGTGACGCCGCCGGCTTCGATGACGGGAGAAGCTTGGCTCATGATGCCTGGCCTCAGTTCTGGCCGACGATCTGGCCGCTGGTCGGATCGAGGAACAGCTCCACCTGGTTGCCGTTCTTGTCGATCGTGTAGAACTCGCCGCAGGCCTTGGCGAGCTTGGCCTTGCGCACCTGATAACCCTGCCCTTCGAGCTTGGACTGCAGTTGCTGCGTCGACAGCCACTGGTTCTGCGGCGCGTTGGTGCAGGGCCGGCCGAGGCTGCCGGCATAGGCGGCGCCCGAGGCACCGAGAATCGCGGCGGCGGCGGCGAGAATGACAAGCTTGCGCATCATGATCTCCAATCTGTTCGTCCGGACCACACCATGTGGCCGTCGATGGTGCCACCTTGCACGAAGGCCACTGACTGCCGCCTGATGGCCGATGTCAGCGAATTGTCAGCATCGGTGACAGCGGGACGCCGACATGAAAACGGGCCGGCAATGCTGCCGGCCCGCTTCGGGAACGAGGTCTGTGAATTGCCGCTCAGTTGCGATCGCCGTGCGAGCGGTCGTGGCGTTCGTAACGGTCATGCCCGTCATCGTCGCCGTCGTCGTCATGATCGCGCATGTCACGCACGTGTTCGCGCCGCTCGTAACGGTCGCGATCGCCCGAGCGGCCGTCGCTGACGCGCTCCTGCGCGACCTGACGCGCGCCCGGCGCCGCGTCATCATTGCTGGCCTGCGCCACCGTCGCCAGTCCAAGAAGAGCCGCCAGGGCCCCGAAAATGATAGCCTTCCGCATGGTCCGTCTCCTGTTTCCGCGTGGGCCGCTTATTCGGCCCAGGCAGGCGGACCATGCGCCTCGGCCGCTGACGGGCGCCTGTTGATCCATGTCAGCCATTTGTCAGGTCGTTTGCGGCATGGTGGCGGCAACCCCAAAGGTATGACGGCTCATGCGTTTACGATGGTTT
The Pseudolabrys sp. FHR47 genome window above contains:
- a CDS encoding cytochrome b/b6 domain-containing protein, with the protein product MSQASPVIEAGGVTPPATVKVWDPLVRIFHWSLATLFVVAYATADEVEKVHIAVGYTIAAIVAVRVIWGFVGPQHARFSNFVRSPGVTLAYLRDIMLFRAPRYIGHNPAGGAMIVALLVLIAGSCVTGIMMTTDAYWGSKVLEEVHEVFANLTVGLVVFHVLGVLLASFEHRENLVKAMFTGRKRA
- a CDS encoding PepSY domain-containing protein, which produces MMRKLVILAAAAAILGASGAAYAGSLGRPCTNAPQNQWLSTQQLQSKLEGQGYQVRKAKLAKACGEFYTIDKNGNQVELFLDPTSGQIVGQN